A window of the Citrus sinensis cultivar Valencia sweet orange chromosome 9, DVS_A1.0, whole genome shotgun sequence genome harbors these coding sequences:
- the LOC112498607 gene encoding uncharacterized mitochondrial protein AtMg00860-like: MENVKVKAILEWEPPMKVPELRSFLGLVNYYRHFIKGYSAKAAPSTDLLKKNRTWYWSEECQCAFEELKRAISEEPVLALPDHSKSNLGVEKSNPTKRAISKFKRMPRISPLVESSCKKATP; encoded by the coding sequence ATGGAGAATGTCAAGGTGAAGGCCATCCTCGAATGGGAACCTCCCATGAAAGTGCCCGAGCTTCGCTCATTCCTTGGGCTGGTGAACTACTACCGCCACTTCATTAAGGGCTACTCAGCCAAGGCGGCACCCTCGACAGATTTGCTTAAGAAAAACAGAACGTGGTATTGGTCCGAAGAGTGCCAATGTGCATTCGAGGAGTTGAAAAGAGCAATCTCGGAGGAACCCGTCCTCGCTCTTCCAGACCACTCCAAGAGCAATCTCGGAGTTGAAAAGAGCAATCCCACGAAAAGAGCAATTTCGAAGTTCAAACGGATGCCTCGGATTTCGCCATTAGTAGAGTCCTCATGCAAGAAGGCCACCCCATAG
- the LOC107175598 gene encoding uncharacterized protein LOC107175598, which translates to MSNRRGKLIADESDEESESSGLNVPIPTDFLGPSSSVGPSHGRDTLEYPRPLVVFPSPEIELVGNRGGPASGSGENHSYGGVRVPEGVGDGEGSSSGPSRPPQRRHLGHRAEADSYPIDYTACATTETDLFKLRNLYDIPSEVLLVVPGKGDVPSRPPRGYVTMHLESFKLGARLPLQRYFAKILGGMHLAPGQLHPNGWRVLSAMYVLWKRCESEEPSLVEVKHLYQLRSSPREAGWYYFMSSSVKRKPITGFPSLCKNWKNKFFFAGGNWCPAAHSLGESWGLIGGLEDRPLLQVETALLNASTCQDLLSPTSLVGSGLVDIAAGMDNKILSAMTRKRGRASGSSSNPPPPPKKTSVGPSKAPVPALPPPPPRKSGGERTSDKSPEVSLQSGDRSSPLPSREQGDYLSLYQKDYKRSVGPKMVKDIESMDLSELAASVKRVSFRLATMVSCYKAGAARHERKLQADNQELKKKADSADRSKEKLAELNQQMSELAEKVAVAESTSSNLEDELGGLKSDLQVA; encoded by the exons ATGTCAAACCGGAGAGGAAAGTTGATTGCTGATGAGAGTGATGAAGAATCGGAGAGTTCAGGCCTCAACGTGCCAATACCCACCGACTTCTTAGGTCCCTCCAGTAGTGTAGGTCCTTCCCATGGGAGGGATACCCTTGAGTATCCACGCCCCTTAGTTGTCTTTCCCTCCCCCGAAATAGAGCTTGTAGGTAATAGAGGCGGACCTGCTTCGGGCTCTGGTGAGAACCACAGCTATGGTGGGGTTAGGGTTCCTGAAGGAGTCGGTGATGGTGAGGGGAGCAGCTCCGGACCGAGCAGACCTCCTCAAAGAAGGCATCTTGGTCATAGGGCAGAGGCGGATTCTTACCCTATTGACTACACAGCTTGTGCTACCACCGAAACCGATCTGTTCAAGCTGAGGAACCTTTATGACATTCCTTCAGAGGTTCTCCTGGTAGTTCCAGGAAAAGGTGACGTCCCCAGTCGGCCTCCGCGGGGGTATGTGACGATGCACCTGGAGAGCTTCAAATTAGGAGCTCGGCTGCCCCTTCAACGTTATTTTGCTAAGATATTGGGTGGTATGCACCTGGCCCCAGGTCAGCTACATCCCAATGGATGGAGGGTTCTCTCGGCTATGTATGTGTTGTGGAAGAGGTGTGAATCAGAGGAGCCCTCCCTTGTTGAAGTGAAGCATCTATACCAGCTGAGGAGTAGCCCGAGGGAAGCAGGCTGGTATTATTTCATGTCGAGCTCTGTGAAGAGGAAACCAATCACCGGCTTCCCCTCCTTGTGcaaaaattggaagaacaaattcttctttgctggGGGGAATTGGTGTCCAGCAGCTCACTCGCTGGGTG AATCGTGGGGTCTGATTGGGGGGCTTGAAGATCGGCCTTTGCTTCAAGTGGAAACGGCTTTATTGAACGCGTCTACCTGCCAAGACCTCCTGTCACCAACAAGTCTGGTCGGCTCGGGCTTAGTGGATATAGCTGCCGGGATGGATAACAAGATTCTCAGTGCTATGACCAGAAAGCGTGGTCGAGCTTCAGGCAGCTCCAGCAACCCACCTCCTCCTCCGAAGAAAACCAGCGTAGGCCCATCCAAGGCTCCTGTTCCTGCTCTGCCCCCTCCCCCGCCCCGTAAGAGTGGTGGGGAGAGAACTTCTGACAAGAGTCCCGAGGTCAGCCTCCAGTCTGGGGACCGATCCTCCCCTCTGCCATCTCGGGAACAAGGCGACTACCTGAGCTTGTATCAGAAGGATTACAAAAGATCGGTGGGGCCCAAGATGGTGAAGGACATTGAGAGTATGGACCTCTCAGAGTTGGCTGCTTCTGTTAAGAGAGTATCCTTCAGGCTGGCCACCATGGTTTCGTGTTACAAGGCCGGGGCCGCGCGCCATGAGAGGAAGCTTCAAGCTGACAATCaggagttgaagaagaaagctgACTCTGCTGATCGTTCCAAGGAGAAGCTGGCCGAACTGAACCAGCAGATGTCGGAGCTGGCGGAGAAGGTTGCGGTTGCTGAGTCCACCTCCTCCAATCTTGAGGACGAGTTGGGTGGCCTAAAGTCTGACCTTCAAGTTGCTTAA
- the LOC112498879 gene encoding probable disease resistance protein At4g27220, whose protein sequence is MEIVAGIASKIGEYLVEATVHQVRYLFCLNSIVDDLQNEEINLKLAEDRIKQEVEREKRNTKVTEKDVEKWLVDVDNVVEEVERLKEEIQVNKRSTRPNGWCPNWVWRYRLSRKAAKKTLVMAKLQVRGKFNRVAHLKPLQGIKLSAPRDFMSFEATKLTSYQIIEALKDEKTMMVGMYGTGGAGKTTLANMIGNEVQEQKIFDEVVKAVVSQNPNLINIQDQLAGSLGMTIQEKSSLEERAKRLHLRFTDTTKKILIILDDVWAKLDLATIGIPFGSDRKGCKILLTTRRQHVCTAMGCQSRISLNTLNEEEGLALLKRHAGIGDGDFSMNDVAKEVARECKGLPLAIVSVGSALKEKGISEWKAVSQKLKHSKLVDVEDVDVDVYACLKLSYDYLKGENTKLVFLLCSLFPEDFKIEVEDLVRYGIGLGLFEDADTIEDARNELQLLVNNLKDCCLLLDAGEQCVKMHDMVRDVALWIASTGSNVFMGKAGNGLTEWPKKDGLDHYTAISLMKNNLKELPTGLVCPKLEILLLGSESYDHFIVVPEQFFKEMKALKVLKITNGELSLESLEFSENIRSLQLINCRLRDMSSLGKLKRLRILSLQDSSFGEISEELRNLGELRVLDLRGTFISLTMVEKFPPLEEFSGDIELKIEQKSTEINSEPCFRADSLDEDAECHPQAFFFSKLRRHQIKVNHDYPKNLSRSTALRVSDIEASSLIVFKPLYRNLQFFALVNVMDYQNIVPSIDQGGFNELDCLLLCDCKDLECIIDASQQLVPHTAFSNLTQLYLTGMNSLSEIYCGANYPSSFWKTWKFYMLEDARVSADCHQQHCFNNKS, encoded by the coding sequence ATGGAAATTGTTGCTGGTATTGCATCAAAGATTGGTGAATATTTGGTGGAGGCTACAGTGCACCAAGTTCGCTATTTATTCTGTTTAAACAGCATTGTTGATGATCTTCAGAATGAAGAGATCAATCTGAAATTGGCAGAAGATCGCATTAAACAAGAagtagaaagagaaaaaagaaacaccaAAGTAACTGAGAAAGATGTAGAGAAGTGGCTAGTGGATGTTGACAATGTGGTTGAAGAAGTTGAGAGGTTGAAAGAAGAAATACAAGTGAACAAGAGAAGTACTCGTCCTAATGGATGGTGTCCTAATTGGGTTTGGCGATATCGGTTGAGTAGAAAGGCAGCAAAGAAGACGCTCGTTATGGCCAAGCTACAAGTTCGGGGCAAGTTCAACAGAGTGGCACATCTAAAACCTCTACAGGGCATAAAACTCTCTGCACCAAGAGACTTTATGTCTTTTGAGGCTACTAAATTGACTTCTTATCAGATTATTGAGGCACTGAAAGACGAGAAGACGATGATGGTGGGAATGTATGGGACTGGAGGAGCAGGGAAGACAACTCTGGCAAACATGATCGGCAACGAGGTCCAAGAACAAAAGATTTTTGATGAGGTTGTGAAGGCTGTCGTATCACAGAATCCAAACTTGATAAATATTCAAGATCAGCTAGCAGGCTCCTTGGGGATGACAATACAGGAGAAAAGTAGCCTAGAAGAAAGAGCAAAGCGATTACACTTGAGATTTACAGACACTACTAAGAAGATCCTGATAATTCTAGACGATGTTTGGGCAAAACTCGACTTGGCAACTATAGGGATTCCCTTCGGTTCTGATCGCAAGGGTTGCAAAATTCTTCTAACTACTCGCCGACAACATGTATGCACTGCCATGGGATGTCAATCACGGATCTCGCTGAATACTCTGAATGAAGAAGAAGGATTGGCTTTACTCAAAAGACATGCTGGTATTGGTGATGGTGACTTCTCCATGAACGATGTGGCAAAAGAAGTTGCTAGGGAATGCAAGGGGCTGCCTTTAGCAATTGTAAGTGTCGGAAGTGCTCTAAAAGAAAAGGGCATTAGTGAATGGAAAGCAGTGTCCCAAAAGCTAAAACATTCAAAGCTAGTtgatgttgaagatgttgatGTGGATGTTTATGCTTGCCTTAAACTAAGTTATGATTATTTAAAGGGTGAGAATACAAAGCTGGTTTTCTTGTTGTGTTCCCTGTTTCCCgaggattttaaaattgaagtgGAGGATTTGGTTAGATATGGAATTGGCCTAGGTTTGTTTGAAGATGCCGACACAATTGAAGATGCCAGAAATGAACTGCAGCTCTTAGTTAACAACCTCAAAGATTGTTGTTTGTTACTAGATGCTGGTGAACAATGTGTGAAAATGCATGACATGGTACGCGATGTGGCCTTATGGATAGCATCTACAGGGAGTAACGTGTTTATGGGCAAAGCTGGAAATGGGTTGACGGAGTGGCCAAAGAAGGATGGCCTAGATCATTATACTGCAATCTCTCTGATGAAGAACAATTTAAAGGAGCTTCCCACTGGTTTGGTGTGTCCCAAGCTGGAAATCTTGCTACTAGGCAGCGAAAGTTATGATCACTTCATTGTAGTTCCTgaacaatttttcaaagagATGAAAGCACTGAAAGTTCTAAAAATAACTAATGGGGAGCTATCACTTGAATCACTTGAATTCTCAGAGAACATCCGAAGTCTCCAGTTGATTAACTGCAGATTGAGAGACATGTCTTCCCTTGGAAAGCTGAAGAGGCTACGGATTCTTAGTCTCCAAGACTCTTCCTTCGGTGAAATCTCAGAAGAATTAAGGAATCTTGGTGAATTAAGAGTGCTAGATTTGCGTGGAACGTTTATTTCTCTGACCATGGTGGAAAAATTTCCTCCATTAGAAGAATTTAGTGGCGATATCGAGTTGAAAATTGAACAGAAGAGTACAGAGATAAATTCGGAACCCTGTTTTCGAGCGGACTCTTTGGATGAAGATGCCGAATGCCATCCacaagctttttttttctccaaattgCGAAGGCATCAAATCAAAGTGAATCATGATTATCCAAAAAATCTTTCCAGATCAACGGCCTTGAGAGTGAGCGATATTGAAGCAAGCTCACTTATTGTCTTTAAACCACTGTATCGGAATCTGCAATTTTTTGCTTTGGTTAATGTAATGgattatcaaaatattgtGCCAAGCATTGATCAGGGGGGCTTCAATGAGTTGGATTGTCTTCTCCTTTGTGATTGTAAGGACTTGGAATGCATCATAGATGCATCCCAGCAGCTGGTGCCACACACTGCATTCTCTAATTTGACACAGTTATACCTGACAGGAATGAATAGTCTTTCAGAAATATACTGTGGTGCAAACTACCCCAGCAGCTTCTGGAAAACCTggaaattttatatgttagAAGATGCCAGAGTATCTGCAGATTGTCATCAGCAACATTGCTTCAACAACAAAAGCTGA